The genomic stretch atgtgtgatgtctgtaggagtgttttcatgcatatttgtatgtgctattgtaaaATAGTGAAGCTAGCatggttagcattagctaatatgctaacacatttatgagtgtctgtgttagtattattaacttacaacagcattctttttgtattgtttcagtttcacaaattcctcagtaaattccccaaaacatcactgtggagttattgagtctgtttagctgattggagagctagcttccgcagctagtgggtccatgacgatgacttctgttttgtttgatcaaccgttttactgccgtgttacagacaccatttggaaacaattaaagtatgtaagtaaacatttataaaaatatttttgtgtaaaaaactAACTTCCACAACATATATATTGTTTGATGcggttaatatatggaaaaaaaaaaaattctaaaattttgtgggtgcggttCATATagctcggaaaatacggtagacggattactaaaataatcaatagcgcAGCCCTACTCAGTTTGTAGCAAAATATGAACAGGCTTTTCTTTGCAAGACTTCTTCAATAAAGGATTGTTAAAAGAATGACAACATGAGAATAATATTTACAGGAAGTGACACAAGCAGTAAAAAGAGTCCTGATACTTTTGTCCTCATCATGCATGTCAGCACTTGTTAGCAAAAGTTAGTgctttctttttttatgtttcacAGTTGCCAACATCTTTTTACGCTTGCAatacaagtatttttttaatatatacgaTGCTTTACCTTGTAATTGCTTTCGTCATCCCCCTCAGAGATCTCTGAAAGCAAGTCCTCGAGGTTATGCTCCTCCTCATTGCCGTAGTCCGTGTAGACAACTACGCATGTTCCCTTTTTCTCGTCCAGAGAGGAGATGGTCGCTGAGTATAGTTGGCCATCCTCCGACCAGTAGGCAGAGCAGGAATCTCCAACCCGCCACTGTGACAAAAATGGTCCATCATGAGGTTACTAACCAAAGAAATGTAAGGTCCTCATGTTTGGTATAAATAATAGAGATGGGACATTCGTGAACAAATCAAGTCTTTtccagattcaaaacgattctctattcattcaatacataggatttcagcaggatctaccccagtctgctgacatgcaagcagagtagtagatttttgtaaaaagcttttataattgtaaaggacaatgttttatcaactgattgcaataatataaatttgttttaactattaaatgaaccaaaaatatgacttattttatcttagtgaaaatattggacacagtgtgttgtcaagcttatgagatgcgatgcaagtgtaagccactgtgacactattgttctttttttttttataaacgtctaatgataatgtcaatgagggatttttaatcactgctatgttgaaattgtaactaatattgatactgttgataatattcatttttgtttcactacttttggtttgttctgtgtcgtgttcggttcgtgaccttcagctctcactggatcggttcgcagccgagtgttcagcggctggaatgaggatcagcatctccaaatctgaggccatggttctcagcaggaaaccgatggtttgtacagtccgggtaggggacaggactctgtcccaggtggaggagtttaagtatctcggggtcttgttcacgagtgagggaaagatggagaaggaaatcagccggagaatcggagcagctggggcagtattgcagtctctctgccgcactgttgtgacgaaacgggagctgagccagaaggcaaagctctcggtctaccgagctatctacattcctactctcacctatggtcatgaagtgtgggtaatgaccgaaagaataagatcgcggatacaagcggccgaaatgagtttcctcagaagggtggctggcatctcccttagagatagggtgagaagtgcagtcacccgagagagactcggagtagagccgctgctccttcgcttggaaaggagccagcttaggtggttcgggcatctcgtgcggatgcctcacgagcgtctccctagggaggtcctcgttgcacgtcccactgggaggaggccccgcggcaggccaaggaccagatggggggattacatctcctctctggcctgggaacgcttcgggattccccaggaggaagtcgcaaatgttgctctggagagggaagtctgggggtctctgctggagctgctgtccccgcgacccgattccggataagcggttgaagatggatggatggatggattatttttttatttaaaatgaagatgaaaaaataaatgtaggccagttttttcaaaaggcatggcttttatttacaaaaaaaaaaaagtatggccactcagtcaactttgacaacaacatgacaaataattctgtaacaatgtaaacatttaaaacttttaacatttaacaaaattaaaagaagcttatttgctttttaatgtgcaaatataaaagtaaacatccagtgcaaatcttaatattctgcaatagtataagcatttcaaaagtaaaagtattgcttattttgctttaaaatgtgcaaaaataaagataaacatccaatacaaataagtgcaaaacgaaatattctgtaacaacagtgtaaacatttcaacaaaagtgaaagtattgcttatttgctaaaatgtgcaaaaataaagataaacatcataAACAttttagaggtcttgctcatgattggttgaaaagttatcttggtggcagagaacagtacgtgcatatgaataatgtagattcagataaaaagattataacacatggagtaccccaaggttctgtattgggaccaaaattgtttttattgtacattaatgatatctgtaaaatctttaaaaaactcaaatgtattctctttgctgatgatacaagtctgtactgttctgggcaagaccatctcttagggactgtagagagtgaactccacatactaaagcaatggtttgatgccaataaactatcaatcaacctaaataaaacaaaatacataatttttggaaataggaaaaataacaaacagtgtcatataagaattgatgatatggagatagaaagggtgtattcaacaaaatttttgggaatccatatagatgataaattaaattggaaactgcacataaatatacttaagacaaagatggcaaaaaatattgctatgttacataaaataaaaaactccgtaaatcaaaaggctcttatcatgttatataattcttttgtactcccttatcttaattattgtgtcgaaatctggggtaacaattacaaaacaaacattaaatctatattcttacttcaaaagaaagcgattagaattgtaaattatgcagattatcatgaccataccaatgctctgtttattaaattaaaaacattaaaactgcacgatcttgttgacctcaacactgctattgtgacgtacaaagctcataaccacatgctgcctgggtgtctacaggagaggtttaaacccagagagaatccctatgacctcagaggttcagctgtcttccagaaagctaagataagaacaagcttaaaaagtagatgtgtttctgtcagggtggttcaactgtggaacagcttggattattccttaaaatgttccagttctattcacacatttaaaaaacacttcaagaccaatgtcttgaaaaaatatatcactctagaatcaacacagtagttaatactatgatcaatgttaattcaaatactaaatgtgggttataaataataatggaagtacaattgtttgtatatagtatataaattggtacaaaggtttaacatgtctacaaggatatttcacatgcctttactgtgtatataattgaactgtgttcatgttatgtataatgtgtatttataatatgttgtacaatggacattcaatcattttcggaagtttattttgtacttgacattgtttatagggttaggcgcaataagtgttcaacttcagcctaaaccctttcggtctgcaacattttcattttcaatttaagaatgtacaactgtttgtttattttgttgacgattgaccgaagaataataaacttgaacttgaacttgaacatccaatacaaaaaagtgccaatctaaatatcctggagcactgtaaacattaagtattgcttttaaaatgtgcaaaataaacatccagtccaacacagtacacaataaccaattatactcattccagtgagtgactaacagttgtaatgaagaaaggttagcattagggatgtccgataatggctttttgccgatatccgatattccgatattgtccaactctttaattaccgatatcaaccgataccgatatcaaccgatatatgcagtcgtggaattaacacattattatgcctaatttggacaaccaggtatggtgaagataaggtactttttaaaaaaattagtaaaataagataaataaattaaaaacattttcttgaataaaaaagaaagtacaacaatataaaaacagttacatagaaactagtaatgaatgaaaattagtaaaattaactgttaaaggttagtactattagtggaccagcagcacgcacaatcatgtgtgcttacggactgtatcccttgcagactgtattgatatatattgatatataatgtaggaaccagaatattaataacagaaagaaacaacccttttgtgtgaatgagtgtaaatgggggagggaggttttttgggttggtgcactaattgtaagtgtatcttgtgttttttatgttgatttaataaaaaaaaacaaaaaaaaaacacgataccgataataaaaaaaccgataccgataatttccgatattacattttaacgcatatatcggccgataatatcggctctagttagcatgtctacatgctctggttcttttcttgtttacaatatcccTAGcaactgaaaataggcgctcagaaggggtcgatgtggctggaactgagaggtaattagccttcacctcaagccaggactgcgagtgagctgagctgcagtttatatttctagaaggtgaacgggctcatagtgatgttactagtagttgactgggaggtgtttattatcatttggggagagtacgctgcctgatgctcacctgctaaacacctatctgctcgacgctgaagcgctgactacatgcgctctgaatacgcactgctgattggctgttaacgctctgaatacgcactgctgattggctgttaacgctttgtgtgtaccaatcagatggttgtgtgggtgggacaatgctgggtgctgagacagaggcagaaggagcaaagcagcttgttaagactttagcttagaaactctttcggtacacccccgtaccgaaccgaaagccccgtaccgaaacggttcaatacaaaacacgtaccgttacacccctagcagatacaaatgacacattcatgtttttgtgtaatgatgacaacgtatactcacgcggacgattgactagttgatggttttcttttcaaatgttcgttcatagccgttgtgctgctatgataggccatttccgctcgacacagtgtgcatacaacaatattattaggccgtgtattgaaatactcccacacttttggcgtgctttttccccctcgctcgcaccgtctgctttgcgctccgccatgacggtagtgtgacgtaaatatgcgacgcgtccatccatccatccatttacttccgcttatctgaggtcgggtcgcgggggcagcagcctaagcagggaagcccagacttccctctccccagccacttcgtccagcttttcccgggggatcccgaggcgttcccaggccagccgggagacagtcttcccaacgtgtcctgggtcttcccagtggcctcctaccggttggacgtgccctacacacctccctagggaggcgttcgggtggcatccgcaCAAAAACTACGTCGACGCGTTGTTTCAGCCttaattcaaatttgaatcgattttttcccacacccctgatatatatacaaacatatataaataaataaatgataaatgggttatacttgtatagcgcttttctaccttcaaggtactcaaagcgctttgacagtatttccacattcacccattcacacacacattcacacactgatggcgggagctgccatgcaaggcgctaaccagcagccatcaggagcaagggtgaagtgtcttgcccaaggacacaacggacgtgactaggatggtagaaggtggggattgaaccccagtaaccagcaaccctctgattgctgacacggccactctaccaacttcgccacgccgcgaaTATTTACGCATACATAAATGGTATTTTTGTAGTTTAAGCGTACATACACTATGTATGGTAGAATAATTTTATactcacatttctattacatcCTAATTTTTTTTGTAGTATTATTTACACTTTAATGCTCTTAATACttgaatatttttttcaaaaacatggAAATACGGCAGCACCTTAtgaaatgtttacaatgaaaacaactaataaaatgaTAGCCAATATTTCCGAATAATTCCCACCAACGTAATAATATTCGTGTAAATTCCCACCAACGTAATAATATTCGTGTAAATTCAATCATTCAGATCTCTGTCTTATCATAAAACTGATACTATCAATTGTTTCGTTGttgaaattttttgttttttaattataaaaacaAGCCAGTCTTTTTAACGGCTCCTTAGGATCCGGCTctcttcaaagagccataaatcccatccttaataaataaagtgtgtCCGGGAAGCATTAACAGCATTTAGTCATGTTACATTTccaaaatttctaaaaaaaaaaaaaaaaggtattgggtattgtgtgcagaattttgaggattTATTAATCGATTCTATTTtggataacaaaatgtggaaaacgtaaagcgctgtgaatactctgTAAATGGAAGGATTCTATGAACGCCGATTTCATATTCATACCTCTTTATCTGTTGATGCTTTGGCTTTTGTCCTTCTGTTGTTTCTTCGCTTCTTACCTGGTGGAACTTGGTCCATAGACTGAGGCTCTTCTTCACCCTTCAGGGCGGACTGTCGGCAAGAAAAGACAGTGTGAGCAACAGACCCAAAACTAGCCGTATTTCAACACGACTTCACTCTGGATACCTTAAATGAAGCAACAGCTTTATCGTAGGCAATTATTAAGGCGGTGTCGTCCCAAATATCCGAGTCTTCACTCTGGAAAATAACAGTTTACAGGTGGACACAGAAGTTAATCTGACAGCAAATATGACATTTTAACACCCAAGTATGTtcccgccccaccccaccccccaccccccacccccggaatcgaaggtctcaaggttggcaagtatgcgttacacccctaatatatatgtgtatatatatacacacatacgtatatatatatatatatatacacatacagtatgtatatatatacacgtatatatacacatacgtatatatatatatacacacacatacagtatgtatatatacacatacgtatatatttatatacacatacatatatacatacatgcatatatatacacacatacatatacacgcatacatatatatatatacacgcatacatatatatatatatatatatatatatatatatacacacatacagtataaatgataaatgggttatacttgtattgcgcttttctaccttcaaggtactcaaagcgctttgagagtatttccacattcacccattcacacacaaattcacacactgatggcggtagctgccatgcaaggcgctaaccagcagccatcaggagcaagggtgaagtgtcttgcccaaggacacaacggacatgactaggatggtagagggtggggattgaaccccagtaaccagcaaccctccgattgctggcacggccactctaccaactccgCCACtccgcatatatacacatacgtatatatatatatatacacacatacagtatgtatatatacacatacgtatatacacgtacatatttatatacacatacatatatacatacatgcatacatacatatacacacatacatatacatatatatacacacacacacacatatatatatatatacatacatatatacgtacatatatctatatatatacatacatatgtatattacacacacatgcatatatatataccgtatatatatatatacccacacacacatatttatatatatatatatatatataaataaataaatatgcccACCTCTCTTATCTTTTAAATAGTACCTACACCACTACACTAATATTCATTATTTTCTGTCCATATTGGTTTGAGCTTTGTCTGCTAACTTAGCAAGCTAGCTCATCCTTCCACACCAAAAAAAACCACAGCGTCTGAAAATACTTCAACATTTGTTATTTTGATTCTAGTCTTTCACAGTCCGGCATGACTTACCTGTCCACTCCCCCGCCTAAATAACTCTTCTTTGCATTCATTAGCCATTAGGAAAACATTACTTTTCAAAGACAGGCGCTAACCAACGTTCGTAGCTCCATGCATGGAGGATGGCGTCGGTGGGCGTCAACTAGCCTGATGACGTAACAACAGCGACGTGACGTCTATATTATGCGACGCCGAGGGTTGGCCTGGCAACGCTAGGTTGTTGTAGCTTTGCTGCGTATTAGACTTCTCCAGAGGTTGGCATCTGTGTTGTTTAGTATTCATTGACGATGTTTGATGCCCCCCTTCGCTCTTTGGGTGCGAAAGTGGTCGTGGCGACCTCCAACGATGAGAACCACCCATCAGAAAACATAATTGACGGGTAAGTATATCCTTGTGCGTGTCTTGTCAGAGTGAATCGATTTCTCAATTTCTCTCTCCAGCTGTAGATTTTCTTTAATCAAACTACACATTACAATTCTTACTAATGCACCTCTGacatctacagtcgtggtcaaaagtttacatacacttgtaactacaactcttattttttttgtgatagagtgattggagcacatacttgttggtcacacaaaacattcatgaagtttggttcttttatgaatttattatgggtctactgaaaatgtgaccaaatctgctgggtcaaaagtatacatacagcaatgttaatatttggttgcatgtccctggcaagtttcactgcaataaggcgcttttggtagccatccacaagcttctggcaaccttctgcttgaattttttaatagaatagaatagaaagtactttattgatccctgggggaaattcagcaccacagttcgctcacaacaaacatacatatatacgtgtatatactcacaacatacatacatatatacgtgtatatactcacaacatacatacatatatacgtgtatatactcacaacatacatacatatatacgtgcatacatacatacgtatgtatgcacgtgaccactcctcttgacaaaattggtgcagttcagctagatgtgttggttttctgacatggacttcagcattgtccacacgtttaagtcatgactttgggaaggccattccaaaaccttaattctagcccgatttagccattcctttaccacttttgacgtttcTTTGGGGTCgttatcctgttggaacacccaactgtgcccaagacccaacctccgggctgatgattttaggttgtcttgaagaatttggaggtaatcctcctttttaattgtcccatttactctctgtaaagcaccagttccattggcagcaaaacaggcccatggcataatactaccaccaccatgcttgacggtagaaatggtgttcctgggaataaaggcctcaccttttctcctccaaacatattgctgggtactgtggccaaacagctacatttttggtTCATATGAccgcagaactttcctccaaaaggtcttatctttgtccatgtgatgtcatgtggacaatgctgatgtcagaaaaccaacaaatttagctgaagtgcaccaattttgtcaagagaagtggtcaaaaatccaaccagaagcttgccagaagtcaagttaagttaaagttaaagtaccaatgattgtctacacacacactaggtgtggtgaaatttgtcctctgcatttgacccatccctttgatcacctcctgggaggtgaggggagcagtgggcagcagcggtgccgcgcccgggaataatttttggtgatttaacccccaattccaacccttgatgctgagtgccaagtagggaggtaatgggccccatttttatagtctttggtatgactcggccggggtttgaactcacaacctaccgatctcagggcggacgctctaaccactaggccactgagtagactaagcttgtggatggctaccaacagcgccttattgcagtgaaacttgccaagggacatgtaaccaaatattaacattgctgtatgtatacttttgacccagcagatttggtcccattttcagtagacccataataaattctaaaagaaccaaacttcatgaattcactctatcacaaaaaataagagttgtaaaaatgattggaaacgcaagacagccatgacattatgtcctttacaaatatctgtaaacttttgaccacgaatgAGAGTATGCGACAACAGCTAATTGCTAATTTCCATCACTAGTCCCTCGGAAagttgatgttaaaaaaaaagcaaacccaTACGAAACAGTACACAAACTAAACactaaaatgtaaaattccactgTTGTAAATCATCCACTGCCACAATTTTATCTTCTACATTAGACcagtggtcggcaacccaaaaagttgaaagagccatattggaccaaaaatacaaaaaaaatctgtctggagccacaaaaaatgaaaaaccttatataagtgttataatgaagacaacacatgatgtaagtgtctatattagctattttagcctactatcaaaatgataatgtgtcgcaggctgatgcaaaaatttgttgacagaaatgttcaaattttatatttattatacaacatttctgtaacattggaaaacattagtaaaacttctcagaggatgagataactcctggaaatgactggcttagaatggccaaaggtatagatgtgtgtgttcaagttaaaggaaatggcaggctgtcttcttctaatggatttattacaatctttgcaaactggctaaagtttgctgtggtctggaacaacatggcacacagacaactatcagaaatgcagccaatattacatacagataatgtgtcatgagacatgcaaatataaattaaatacacagaggacataagtaaaggaaattaaatgagctcaaatatacctacaaacgaggcataatgatgcaatatgtacatacagctagcctaaatagcatgctgGCGTtgattaacttgcagtcatgcactgatcaATTATGCctggttagcactccacacaagtcaataacatcaacaaagctcacgtttGTGCATTTACGCAtaacataaaacgtttggtggacaaaacgagacgaagaaggagtggcagaaaacacgtctttctgtggcagcgtcggagaaagttggacATGTAAACaatctacggtgagttcaagaaccgccgaaattagtaggacaaaacggcacttgtCAAATAATGTCATcattgaagcatgtttaatacaaacactgggatttctaacaattacgaAGGGTTGTGGCATGTCTGTCCTcctatatattaaaacaaaaaatatattttccccctcatctttttttcattttcatacattttagaAAAAGCTCTTGGGAGCCGCTAAAGAAccacatgtggctctagagccgtgggttgccgacccccgcattaGACGAATACATCAAccaatggaaaaaatacaaaagttataCACATTTCATAATAAtacctattatgcaaaaaaacTTTCCTTACCTACTGTATATGGGTacttgctgttgtgtatttgggatctgcatactgTAAGACCtgcaaatttgaaatcaaaccgtagAGGCatagcggagatatttataaaacaaccttGCTGTTAGGAACTGGTCAAGGGggtgaccccgggatgcagagacgggaggcaagtTTGAATAACAAAAAGGAATAAATTTAATGAGTCCACAAAGTGTTAACAAAAagcgatggggcagaagtgcacaccatgaaATACTAAATGGAACAGGTTTCTCAGTGG from Entelurus aequoreus isolate RoL-2023_Sb linkage group LG17, RoL_Eaeq_v1.1, whole genome shotgun sequence encodes the following:
- the smn1 gene encoding survival motor neuron protein 1, yielding MANECKEELFRRGSGQSEDSDIWDDTALIIAYDKAVASFKSALKGEEEPQSMDQVPPGKKRRNNRRTKAKASTDKEWRVGDSCSAYWSEDGQLYSATISSLDEKKGTCVVVYTDYGNEEEHNLEDLLSEISEGDDESNYKTREVDSSTEESGSRSPPELPQFKPQPHSKGQKARNHKGPPPPMWGPGFPPGLPPMPPFRQGGKRQSGRHGPVPPPWHPMMHFGPPMMPPPPPMSADMGDDEAMGSMLISWYMSGYHTGYYLGLKQGRKEAAKWTKPDQK